In Labrus bergylta chromosome 5, fLabBer1.1, whole genome shotgun sequence, the genomic window AATAATGATACCTTCGTAGTTGCACAATTTACTGAGCTGCAGAACAAACTGGGGTCAGAAGCACCAATAGTCTCTTATATTACTTCTTTATtcctcttattttattttatttagcatCAGAGAGCTAAGTGTGCACCAGTCAATCCAGACCAGGTACTTCTCTGAGCTGATGTCTGACATGGCGCCATATATCTTTGCCTGGTTTAATGCAAATCAATGCACTGGACATCGGAAGcttttaaacaaattaaaatgtgccTGTCTGCTGACTGACAAAGGCACCGTTTGTTGAGGCATTTTGGCAGTTGCCTCGTTCTACTTTTTGTTTATCAGTTGGAtctgatgtgaaaaagaaaaagtggcTCTTGGAAAAGCCTCTTTGAACAGTAACCAATAGACTGCCGTTTGTTCAAAGAAATTATCATGCAGGATTATTAAggttaaaaacgttttttttttttcatccctgcTCAGGTACAGCACCATCGTGACCGAAAGGAGGGCGTATGTTGCAGTTTGCCTGTGTTGGATCCTCTCGTTTCTGACTGGATTGGTTCCAATGATTGGGTGGAATAACCATGATGCTCATAGAAACTCCAGCAGCATCATCTGTAATTTCACCACCGTCATGAGGATGGACTACATGGTTTACTTCAACTTCTTTGGCTGGGTGGTGGTACCGCTGTCCGTAATGATTGCTCTTTATGCAGAGATCTTCAGGGTGATCCGACGACAGCTAAACCGGCGAGCTGAGGCGACGTGTGATGGCGACAGGTACTATCAGAAGGAGCTGAAGCTGGCCAAATCTCTGGCCTTGGTGGTCTTCCTCTTTGCTGTGTGTTGGCTGCCGATACACATCATGAACTGCATCACCTTCTTCCGCCGGGACTGTAAGGTACCCAAGATTGCCTTTTATGTTGGGATTTTTATGTCCCATGTGAACTCAGCACTCAACCCAATGGTGTATGCATTCAGGATAAAGCGTTTCCGTGTCACGCTGCTCCAGATCACTCGACGTTGCATGTTATGTAAACCCACAGAACCAACTCTGAGGAGCAGCATACCAGCCCTGGAGAAGACGGATATGTAACAAAGTCTAAATGGTGTACAGTGAGATTAATCCAATGATATTTGGAATATTTACCGATTAACAAGCAAATAAAGCACTTaatttaatcctttttttttttaattaggtgatgcagaacaatacaagacAAGTGAGGGATATGACAAGAGCAAAAGTATGTAGGAGGGTGTTGAAGGGCcctgcttgtgtatgtgtgtgtgtgtgtgtgtgtgtgtgtgtgtgtgtgtgtaattcgaGTGTATGCTTGTATTCCCCCCCCtttttccttcctcccttcctttcctttcccttCCTCTATACCCCTATTCCTATTTTTgtccttcttctttccttcattccatttttcttttcttttctttattattattattttttccttctcctcctatATATTCTTTCccctttcctccccctctttctttctaaatatattatctttttttttctttttttacttcagtcATTGTGTGATGCAGGGGTGCCCCTGTCTCAGTTGGACTACCACCATCAGCCTGCATTATTTAGTTTTAACTGAATGCTTCTTTAATTGATTCATATTGAATTTTATTATATGTATTTCAACGTGAAGTTATCAAGAAACATTTCATGTTCAAAGGTTTGTTGCATAAATTCACCAGAATAAAGCTACAAAGCTTCTTCATTCAGTATATTTATGTTGTAGTTCATATTTCACCTTTACAACCATTTAGCTATTTAAAAAAGCCGTGCATCTCTGGTCATGGGACAACTCAAAGAGCTTTTGGGAcattcacacatttaaacacacatccatccatctgaaTAAGCCGCATGGCGATGGTGGCTAATCAGACTTGTTGATAACTGACAATCAAATTCCTCATTTTaaaaatttattttttgctcAGTTGAAAGGTGCTATACATATCAAACAGCAAGGTGCAGTAGAACGACATCCCTGTCTGAGTTTAATGTACAACATCTGGAGGAAGATTCATAAAAATTACCAGGGAAGCGGTATTACAGTATCCTGGGTACCAATTTGTGataatccttttttaaaatatagctAAGAAGTAAATCTAATGAAATGAGTTGCATAGAAGTGACGTTTCTATAGTGGCTGATTTATACACAGATGTCAAATCATATATGGATCTGATCTGAATGAAGATATCTCTCCTGCCCAATTACCATGGTGGAAATATTTCCTATTAAGAAGTGCAGTCATAGCCCTCATAATAGTAACACATGTTGGCAACACATTTGAACAAATGTTTATCAGGACAAGATCaatctaaaataaacacaactggAATCTATAAAGAattcattgttaaaataacaTCAAACTTTCAGGTAACAAGGAGACTGTGGAGTACAGATTTAGGTTGTGATATTACTGAAGAAGAGGGCTGCGTGGAGCCCATATAGTCTCTAAGGATGTTTACTTAATTATTATGAtttgatatgtatgtatatgtgtaaatGTTGAGACTGGGAACATGTTCGGGGGAGTGGGAATTTGCAGGCAGGCCTGAGAACATATAGCTTCTGAATAATCTATGTTtggagttttttcttttcttttttttctcattgcttgtttttgtttttaattaaaaaaccctttaataaaaagagaattcaaatgtttttttaaaagtgtgtaCTTGTTATCGGCGTAGATTACAAGCCAAAATATGAGAGAGATGAAGGTTTGTCAATCCATGCTGGATatgattcaatattttatttttctagtAAGAGTTAgctatatttattcatttactttATTATGTATGTATATTCTATTatgtaatattttattattacattaATTGGATCCCCAATAGTTGTTCCACAGTAACAACTATTCTTCCTGGGGGTTCCAGCTTTGACTTGTTGGTGGTAAATCTAGGGGATTAAGGAAGTTAAGACTCCTCCTCTGAGCTCCATAAAGGTCTGTTCaaagtttaaatgaaaatcaTTAGATTGTTGAGATGTTTAAATGTGGATCAAAgttgtggaaaacaaaacaacccacACTTGCCCTTCACTGCCGTGATGATATGGCTGAATATAAGGCTGGATTTAGCACAAGTCTGAATTGCATACATTGCACCAGTTGTCATTGTTATCACTGCTTAAGACGTCTGCAGGAACTTTGTGCCAGCGCCACAGGAAGATCCAAAATAATATTTCACAATTGAAATTGTTAAGTGATAGGCTCATGTCAACACTCATGTCATACAACCCTAGAGCtactttacagtttttttttcatttatttagaaaataatcAGTTTTAAAAAGTCTCCTATTAAGCAGTCCTACCTGAAATTAACTCGTTACCCCGCAAAACGTTCCAGTTTTAGTGGTGGTTTAGATTATTGAGATGGATCTGGAGTAGCTTTGAATTTGTGCTGGTAATTAACTATGTAAATAGTTAATAATGGCTTTCTGAACCTTCTTGTAGGTACAGGAGGCCCTACTAGCTTGTCTACGGGGCTGATGACCCTTCAATCCAACAATAAAATAATGGTTGCACATTGGATGTTCGTGTGAACCAAACCAAATCACTTAAATCAATAGATTGTTCTGGACTTTTATGTTTCCACAAAATCCATCCAACATACTGTACAGAGAAGTGAGAAGACTTTTCCTGGAATGCAAATTAACAACACAGTCACTAAACCAGATGTAACAAACAAAATCCAAGCAAAGCAGCTATTACTCTTTTATCACGGGATGCAGGCCCTTTCTTCAGCTAATTCAGCTGGTTTAAGCCATATTTCAGTAGCTGCAGAGAGGCTCATAAGCATTTCAGTAAATTAACCCCAGAGCATTACAGTACGCTGCAGTGATTTATTCCAACTCTAAAGCAGTGTAATTCTGCTTTGTCATCACTTTGATTTCTGCATCGTTTGTCTCCATGCCACATTACCTCCACTCAGAGAGACGAATACaccagaaaaaagaaaagtgtcttTATATGGCTCATGATTTGCGTTAGCTATGCGGATTATGTTTTCTTATGTATGCAGAGATGCTCATTTAGCTCAGATTTTTGCACATTCACCTGTCAGGTATATGCTGTGGCCACCTAACATATCTTTGTCTGAAACCTGCCCCTCTCTTTGTAAGGCTCTGTCCCTCCCCAACAAACCAGTCTATGAGTATTTTACCATCTGTCACCTTAATCCTTGTCGAGGGATTTGAAACTGCTGAGTGTGGCCTAATCCTCGTCTTATGAGATACTCAATATCCATCGTGACACATACAGTCATTGCACTACACACTCCTCTGGCTGGAGGTCTGCTCACTGCTGAAAAAGGCACAAGCATGGTGTAAGTGAAGAGACAAACACCCAGGAGTCTACAGTTTATGTGTGCATCCTATTTTCATCCTGGTCTCATCTTCTTTAAGGTAAGGACCCTTCAACTTCATGGGAAATCAGCAGACTTTGGGAGGCCTCCTATGAGGCCTTCTTAGTACTTCTTCAACTTgttatcatttaaatgttttctaaaatactaaaacaaaaaaattatttaCAGCATCAAACCACTCCAAAATGTCTGACACGGACCAAACAGGACATGACCAGGAGTCTCCAGAAGACGACAtggatgagaaagaaaaagcctTGATACACATCAGTAAAATAATTGAGGCTCGCCGTGCGCTGCCATGGCAGCAGTGGACATTCAGGGAAAAAATGACCTTTTACGTGGATCGCTTCTTCCTCGGGGTCATGgtcatttttattctgatgTTACTGGGAGAGTTTGGCTATAAAATGTGGTATGTGACAAACGTGAACAAGATTGCAGAGTTTGTGTCAGATTCTGTTGTCTTCCTGTTTGACTGGCTCT contains:
- the LOC109981768 gene encoding adenosine receptor A1-like, which produces MSSSPGIKPREHVDLVYISIETAIALASVLGNVLVVLVVCVNRALRDTTFCFIVSLAVADIAVGILVIPLAIIISMGFNTQFYTCLFLSCLLLIITQSSILSLLAIAIDRYLRVKIPIRYSTIVTERRAYVAVCLCWILSFLTGLVPMIGWNNHDAHRNSSSIICNFTTVMRMDYMVYFNFFGWVVVPLSVMIALYAEIFRVIRRQLNRRAEATCDGDRYYQKELKLAKSLALVVFLFAVCWLPIHIMNCITFFRRDCKVPKIAFYVGIFMSHVNSALNPMVYAFRIKRFRVTLLQITRRCMLCKPTEPTLRSSIPALEKTDM